The Deltaproteobacteria bacterium DNA window ACTGCGTTGGCCCAGCCCACGCGATCGCTTACCTTTCCAAGGCGAAGCCCAAATGGGGGACGGGGATGCTGGCTCAAAGCGCCGGAGTGGCGGCCTTGAAAGATAAAGAACATCTGCAGCGAACCCTGGAAGTCGTGCGCAAAGGGAGAGAATACCTCCACCGGGAGCTGGGCCGTCTGGGACTGGAGATGGTCGATGCCCCCCAGGGGAACTATGTAACGGCAAGGGTGTCTGATTTCGGGTTCACCGCCGAAGAATTCACCGAAGAGCTCTGCCGGCGCGGGGGTATCATGATCCGGGGGGATTTCCATCCGGAATACGTGCGCATCAGTATCGGAACGATGCCCCAGAACGAAGTGGTGACTCAAACCGTGGCCGCAATGATCAAAGGAAGGAAAAGGGGGTAAAGACGATGGATAAGCGGATGGAAGTTTTAGAAGGGGCGATTGATCTTCATTTTCACGCTACACCTGACCTGCATGATCGGCTGCTGGATGAAGTGGAGATTGCCAGGGACGCACGGGAAGCCGGCATGAAGGCGGTGCTCTCCAAAGCCCACTACGGAATTAACGCTACGCGGATGCACTACGTAAGCAAAGCAGTTCCTGGCATCCACACCTTTGGGGGAGTCGTTCTCAATCCTGCTGTGGGCGGGCTTAACCCCAGCGCCGTGGAAGTGGCCATAGCGTTCGGAGGGAAAGAGGTCTGGATGCCCTCCATCTTCTCCGATGCCCATATCCGCCATTTCAAGGGAACTTACGGCACCATGCCGGGAAGGGTGAAGTGGCCGGAGAAAGGAATCACCATTCTTGATCAGGAGGGAAAGTTGCTGCCGGCGGTTAAAGAGATCCTCGACATGATCGCAGAGGCCAATATCATCCTGGGAACTTCTCATTGCTCAGCGGAAGAAAGTCGGATATTGATCGACGAAGCCTTCCGACGGGGGGTGAAGAAGATCCTGGTCACTCACCCGCATAACGAGGTTCCAGACCTTTCCCTGGAGGTTCAGGTGGAGTTTGCCAGAAAGGGAGCCTACCTGGAGCACTGCTTTCTGCCAACGACCCCCATGTTCTTCAACGCCCGCCTAAAAGATATCATCGAGGTGATCCGCAAGGCCGGGCCTGAGCGGTGCGTGCTGGCCACAGACTTTGGCCAAGTCTTCAACCCCTCGCCGGTTGAGGGGTTGCGAATGTTCATCCTCGGGTTGATCAATCAGGGAATTACCCGCGAAGAGATCGACATCATGGTGCGCAAGAATCCAGCCAAGCTGCTGGGTCTGGATTAACCTTTGGCTGAAAAAATGAGGACGGAGCGTAGCCATGGAAAAAACATTCAGGGTTGGCCTGTTGGTCCCTTCCTCTAACACAATAATGGAAGTGGACCTTTACCGGAGCCTTTCAGCTCCGATAACGATCCATCCCGCCAGAATGTACTTAGAGGAGACGACCCCGGAAGGAGAGAGGAGGATGCTTTCCGAAGAAGTGCCGAGGGCGGCCAATCTATTGAAGACATTACATCCTCATCTTGTGGTCTTTGGCTGCACCTCGGCCGGGGCGCTATCTGGCTCCAATTTTCCCCAGGAGATCAACAGGCAAATCGGAACGATTGTAGGCTGTCCGGTGTTGGACATTCTGACGCCAGTGGCAGAGGAACTGAAGCGGATCCAGGCCAAGAAGCTCGCGGTTTTGACCCCTTATTCTACGGAGCTCAATCAATCGATCCGGATCAGCCTGGAAGGGATGGGGTTTCAGGTCCTTTCGATCGAGGGAATGGGCATTACCGTGAATTTTGAGTTGGCTACTCCTGGGCCGGAGGAGATTGTTGCCTTTGCCCTAAAAAGCTCCATTTCTGCAAACGCGGAAGCCCTATTCCTTTCCTGTACGAATTTTCGGGCTTGGGAAGCCATGCCGCTATTGCAAAGGCATTTCCGCATGCCCATCGTCACCAGCAACCAAGCTACGATTGAAAAAATAAAAAGAGTCTATGCCAGAGCAGCCTAACTCCGTCGGGTGAAGTTACAGGGAAATAGAACAGAAAAATCTGCATCGGCCCACCCCGTGGGCAACTCTTTATTAAAAAAAGAAGGGCAAGATAATGAAAGCTTTCATATCGAAAAATTGGGCTAAGGAGGGGAAAGAGGGCAAATGAAGACCAGCGAACGATTGGCCCAATTTGTTGCTGGGCATCAGTATGCGGATTTACCTGTTGGAGTTGTTGAACTGGCCAAACATACCATTGCCGATACCCTGGGTTGTGGTATCGCCGGGTACACAACCGCTAAAGAAGAGTGCCGCTGGATCCTTGAGTTGGTTAAGGACCTGGGAGGGCGGTCCGAGGCCACAGTCTTTCTGGATGGGTTCCGAACTTCCGCCCCCCTCGCGGCCCTGGCCAATGGGACCATGATCCATACCATTGATTTTGATGATACCCACATGGGTTCCATTGCCCATTTCGGCTCTTGCCTGGTACCCACCGTCTTTGCTTTGGGGGAACGGTTGAAGGTCGATGGCTCCTCCCTCATTAATGCCTTCGTTGTGGGTTTTGAGGTGGGGGCTCGGGTAGGCCGGTCCATGATGCCCAGCCATTACCGCTATTGGCACCCGACCAGCACTTTTGGTTCTTTGGCTTCAGCTGCCGCCGCGTGTAAGTTGTTGAATCTGGATGCGGCTCAAACGGAACAAATTTTGGGTCTGGCTGCAGATGAGGCCGCGGGCCTGCGTTATTGCATCGATAAAGGGGATTTTTCCAAAAGCCTGCACCCGGGATTCGCGGCCATGCGCGGGATCATGCTGGCCCTCTTGGGACAGAAAGGAGCGACTGGTCCGAAGGGTCTTCTGGAATATCCTACGGGGTTTTGCCGGGCTTTTTCTGAGGACCCCAAAATCGAAAAAATCACGGAAGGCTTAGGGTCTTCCTATGAGATTACCTCCAATAGTCTCAAAGCTTTTCCGACGATCCTTTGCAGCCATTCATCGATCCAGGCAGTGTCGGAGGTGATGAAGAAGAATTCCCTCAATGCCTCGGATGTCAAGAGGATCCACCTGCGCATTTCCGAGACGGCGAAAGACCAAGGGAAGAATTACAATCCCGGGACTCCTCTGGCAGCCCGTTTAAGTATTCCCTTTTGTATCGCCCTGGCGGTGTCGGAGAAGAAAGTTTCGCTGGGGCAATTCACGGAGGAGAAGCTGAAGGACCCATCGATTCGCGAGTTTATGAAAAAAGTGGAAGTCGACGATGATCGTTCCCTGAATGAACGCTACCCCGGGACTTTGGCCTCGATAACGGAAATTGAGACCGTAAACAAAGGCCGGCTGCGGCAAGAGGTCATTTATCCAAAAGGGAATCCGAAGAATCCGATGAGTAAAGACGAAGTAACCCAAAAATTTCGTGAGCTCTGTTCGCTGACGTTGCCCTCCGAAAAATATGAAGAGTTGCTTAGCCTCCTTTTTGGTCTGGAGCGGGTTTCTGATTTAGGCCAGGTGATCGCTTTACTTAAGGCCTAAAGGGAGGTACATCATTTTCCTGGAGTTTTTGGGGCGCTTTTTTGATGTTTCACCCAGCCCTCGATTCGATCCCGATAAATTATCGTCAGAACAATGAAAAAGAGTGCTATTCCTAAGATAACGAAGAATCCTCGGTAATTTTCCGACCTCACTGCCTGCCCTTGTAGACATAGCAGAAGCGTTCCTGGTATTCTTCCGATCGTGGAGATAATAAAAAAGGTAAGAACGTGCATGGGGCTTAAACCCAGCAGGTAACAGAAATAGTCTTTGGGCAACCCTGGAATGAGGAAAAAAATGAAGGAAAAAAAGGCCCCTTGATGTTCCATGAGGTAATCAAATTTCCCCATGAGTTCTTGCCCCACGAAACGGCGGACAAATGGCATCCCCAGGCGGCGGGAAATCAAGAAAGCAAACAGCGAACCGCAAGTAAGGCCTATCGTAGAGTAGGTAAACCCCAGGCCGATTCCGAAAAGGTATCCCCCGATGAAGCCGGTAAGCTCTCCGGGGATGGGGGCAAAAAGGACCTGCAGGATTTGTAGCCCGATGAAAGTTAAAGGGGCGTAAGATCCGAAAGAAACAACTAAAGCAGCAACCTTCTCTTTGTTGGAAAAGAAGCGTATAATCTCACGAAAGCACTGGTACGATTCCCGGTAATAATAGAGTAAAAGGCAGATAGAAAGGAGTAACAGGCCATACCAAAACAGTGTCTTCCATCTTTTTTTGTTGTTACTGTTGGCCATTCATTCCTCAAAAGTTTTGGGAGAGTTCAAGATCATGTAGGTGCCCATCCCTTTGGCTATCAGTTGCCCGTCTTCCTTTTTCACCTCCATATCTGCCATCACCAGCCTTCTTCCTTTGTTGACGATCCGAGCTTCCCCGATCATCTCTCCGCTGTGGACGGAGGAAAGAAAATTGATTTTAAACTCGGCAGTAGTCACTCTTTCCCCGGGTTGGATCATCGTCATAAGGGCAAAGGCCACCGCCGTATCGGCCAGTGAAGTAATCGCTCCCCCGTGAACGACGCCATAGGCTTGGGTCAATTCTTTCCTGAAGGGCATGCGGAACCGGGCAAAACCTTCATCGATCTGGTCCAGGGTAATCTGCAGGAGTTGGTAATACGGCGCGGTTTCCACCGCCCGCCTCAGGGCTTTTTCATAACTTTCCTTAATGGGCATGGGCACTCCTCTAAGTTTTCATCGATCAGCGGTAAGCAAATCCATTAATGAAATTTTTTTGCTGATTGCTGAACGCTATCTTTCTC harbors:
- a CDS encoding DUF6282 family protein — protein: MDKRMEVLEGAIDLHFHATPDLHDRLLDEVEIARDAREAGMKAVLSKAHYGINATRMHYVSKAVPGIHTFGGVVLNPAVGGLNPSAVEVAIAFGGKEVWMPSIFSDAHIRHFKGTYGTMPGRVKWPEKGITILDQEGKLLPAVKEILDMIAEANIILGTSHCSAEESRILIDEAFRRGVKKILVTHPHNEVPDLSLEVQVEFARKGAYLEHCFLPTTPMFFNARLKDIIEVIRKAGPERCVLATDFGQVFNPSPVEGLRMFILGLINQGITREEIDIMVRKNPAKLLGLD
- a CDS encoding aspartate/glutamate racemase family protein produces the protein MEKTFRVGLLVPSSNTIMEVDLYRSLSAPITIHPARMYLEETTPEGERRMLSEEVPRAANLLKTLHPHLVVFGCTSAGALSGSNFPQEINRQIGTIVGCPVLDILTPVAEELKRIQAKKLAVLTPYSTELNQSIRISLEGMGFQVLSIEGMGITVNFELATPGPEEIVAFALKSSISANAEALFLSCTNFRAWEAMPLLQRHFRMPIVTSNQATIEKIKRVYARAA
- a CDS encoding MmgE/PrpD family protein is translated as MKTSERLAQFVAGHQYADLPVGVVELAKHTIADTLGCGIAGYTTAKEECRWILELVKDLGGRSEATVFLDGFRTSAPLAALANGTMIHTIDFDDTHMGSIAHFGSCLVPTVFALGERLKVDGSSLINAFVVGFEVGARVGRSMMPSHYRYWHPTSTFGSLASAAAACKLLNLDAAQTEQILGLAADEAAGLRYCIDKGDFSKSLHPGFAAMRGIMLALLGQKGATGPKGLLEYPTGFCRAFSEDPKIEKITEGLGSSYEITSNSLKAFPTILCSHSSIQAVSEVMKKNSLNASDVKRIHLRISETAKDQGKNYNPGTPLAARLSIPFCIALAVSEKKVSLGQFTEEKLKDPSIREFMKKVEVDDDRSLNERYPGTLASITEIETVNKGRLRQEVIYPKGNPKNPMSKDEVTQKFRELCSLTLPSEKYEELLSLLFGLERVSDLGQVIALLKA
- a CDS encoding TVP38/TMEM64 family protein, producing the protein MANSNNKKRWKTLFWYGLLLLSICLLLYYYRESYQCFREIIRFFSNKEKVAALVVSFGSYAPLTFIGLQILQVLFAPIPGELTGFIGGYLFGIGLGFTYSTIGLTCGSLFAFLISRRLGMPFVRRFVGQELMGKFDYLMEHQGAFFSFIFFLIPGLPKDYFCYLLGLSPMHVLTFFIISTIGRIPGTLLLCLQGQAVRSENYRGFFVILGIALFFIVLTIIYRDRIEGWVKHQKSAPKTPGK
- a CDS encoding PaaI family thioesterase produces the protein MPIKESYEKALRRAVETAPYYQLLQITLDQIDEGFARFRMPFRKELTQAYGVVHGGAITSLADTAVAFALMTMIQPGERVTTAEFKINFLSSVHSGEMIGEARIVNKGRRLVMADMEVKKEDGQLIAKGMGTYMILNSPKTFEE